The window TGAGATGCTCGATGACGCTTCCGGCAAACCAATGCTTTCACTCGTCGCCGACACAGATGACGGGTTGATTGGCCACCTTCTTTTCACGTCTGTGAGAATCGAGCCGGACGATAGCACGGTCAGTGCAAGGATTCTTGCGCCGCTGGCCGTTGTTCAGAATCGACAACGCCAGGGAATTGGCGGACGTTTGATTCAAGCGGGGTTAAGTCAGTTGGCCGACTCTGGTGTCGACCTCGTCTTTGTCCTCGGCTATCCCGACTACTATTTTCGTTTCGGGTTCAAGCCCGCTGGTATTCAAGGTCTTCAAGCAACCTATCCGATCCCACCACAAAACGCAGATGCTTGGATGGTGGCGGAACTGACGCCCGGAACGATTGAGAATTGCGAGGGAACTATCCGTTGCTCGAAAGCTTTGGACCATCCGAAGTACTGGATCGAGTGAAGCCGCTTCCGATTGTTTTCTCCGCGAGCATTGACTTGCCGGCCTATAGCTGTAACATACAGCTATAGGACTTGTGTTCTCATCCCGCGAGTCTGATGAACAAACGTGCAACCTCAACTCGCATCAACTGAGTGATATGCCTCCATCTGAAACACGCAACGTTCGGCTTCCACGCCTCGCCTTCGTCGTGCGGATACTCTTCGCGCTCTTTCTGTTCGGCACCGGGATCATGACGATGAGTTTCGCCACGCGCGGCTATCCCGTGGGTGAGGCACCGGATGAGGTTGGCCAATTCATGATTGCGCTCCAGAAGACAGGCTACCTGATTTTCTGGGTGGGCTTTCTCAAGACGGTCGCTGGCGGACTGATGTTTTTTCCGCGGACTGCTCCGCTGGCGATCTTGATGGCGCTGCCCTATGCGTTCAACATCCTGCTGTACGTGATCTTCTTTGCTCACAAGTACCTCGTCGTCGGGCTACCTGACTTTGCAGCATGTGCATTTTTGATTTACTGCTACTTCGACTGGTATCGCCCGATCTTTGCGGGGCCGACCAGTACCGCTACCACCGAATTGGCTGGGGGCGAAGATGCACTTTGACTCGGAATCGTCGCCGGGATTCGCAATCGGGCGAGTTGCATATCAGATTCGTGCTGGTATGGCGGCGGTGCTGAAGAGCGCGGGTTGGCCGTTTTCGCCGGAGGAAACCCAGACGCTTATCACTCTGTTAGATGCCTGCCAGCCGCTGAGTATGAACGAGTTGGCGTCGTTGATGATTCGTGATCCCACGACGGTGAAACGACAGTTGGATCGACTCGTTGAACAGAAGTTTGTTGAGCGGAGCGTATCGAG of the Rhodopirellula baltica SH 1 genome contains:
- a CDS encoding GNAT family N-acetyltransferase, whose amino-acid sequence is MKIQATGRIRVATEQDRDAIPAVHMNAFGEDEGPVIVKLVDEMLDDASGKPMLSLVADTDDGLIGHLLFTSVRIEPDDSTVSARILAPLAVVQNRQRQGIGGRLIQAGLSQLADSGVDLVFVLGYPDYYFRFGFKPAGIQGLQATYPIPPQNADAWMVAELTPGTIENCEGTIRCSKALDHPKYWIE
- a CDS encoding MarR family winged helix-turn-helix transcriptional regulator, with product MHFDSESSPGFAIGRVAYQIRAGMAAVLKSAGWPFSPEETQTLITLLDACQPLSMNELASLMIRDPTTVKRQLDRLVEQKFVERSVSSEDARIVMVGLTRRGEQKLQTVLPLLDDLRKTTLKGISKSELEATQNVLRKMQKNLTKHISKE